In Ostrinia nubilalis chromosome 26, ilOstNubi1.1, whole genome shotgun sequence, one genomic interval encodes:
- the LOC135084667 gene encoding neural/ectodermal development factor IMP-L2-like, which translates to MINLVSLLVAAALVSLQCGFEAHAQIEGKNDLDNNLQPNVAPPPKRRILRPFVNISDPPPKSVRVAPGTRTELVCEVIGKPAPHAQWLKNGQPLGDYDEVNEIFSIHPSSLARMTTKVVVSSAANGDEYTCVATAGLKQQMATSTVYTVDDDEANIFTLEALFRKPTKPVITEYYNEIFQDIGSSAVLPCRYYSGSKAQVYWLDSRDELIYGNSRIRVLPTGDLLVTNIRWEDMGNYTCTVKNKHGKDTVATFLYPAKKQ; encoded by the exons ATGATCAACTTAGTGTCGCTACTCGTCGCCGCGGCGCTGGTGTCGCTGCAATGCGGGTTCGAAGCCCACGCACAGATAGAGGGGAAGAATGACTTAGATAACAACTTACAGCCCAATG TAGCACCACCACCAAAACGCCGCATCCTCCGTCCCTTCGTGAACATATCGGACCCGCCTCCGAAGTCGGTGAGGGTGGCGCCTGGCACTCGGACGGAGCTGGTCTGCGAGGTGATAGGGAAACCGGCGCCTCATGCGCAGTGGCTGAAGAATGGGCAGCCTTTGGGAGAT TACGATGAAGTGAACGAGATCTTCAGCATCCACCCTTCGAGCCTGGCCAGGATGACCACCAAAGTGGTGGTGTCCTCAGCAGCCAATGGAGACGAGTATACCTGCGTCGCCACTGCCGGTCTCAAGCAGCAGATGGCTACCTCTACTGTGTATACTGTTGATG ATGATGAAGCCAACATCTTTACCTTAGAAGCGCTCTTCCGCAAACCCACCAAACCGGTCATCACGGAGTATTACAACGAGATCTTCCAGGATATCGGCAGCAGTGCTGTATTACCCTGCCGGTACTACAGCGGCAGCAAGGCTCAGGTCTACTGGTTGGACAGCAGGGACGAGCTGATCTATGGCAACTCGAGGATCCGG GTGCTCCCAACCGGCGATCTTCTGGTCACTAACATCAGGTGGGAGGACATGGGCAACTACACTTGTACCGTCAAAAACAAGCACGGGAAAGACACGGTGGCGACCTTCCTTTATCCTGCTAAGAAACAA tAA